In one window of Macaca thibetana thibetana isolate TM-01 chromosome 5, ASM2454274v1, whole genome shotgun sequence DNA:
- the NUP54 gene encoding nucleoporin p54 has product MAFNFGAPSGTSGTAAATAAPAGGFGGFGTTSTTAGSAFSFSAPTNTGTTGLFGGTQNKGFGFGTGFGTTTGTSTGLGTGLGTGLGFGGFNTQQQQQQQTTLGGLFSQPTQAPTQSNQLINTASALSAPTLLGDERDAILAKWNQLQAFWGTGKGYFNNNIPPVEFTQENPFCRFKAVGYSCMPSNKDEDGLVVLVFNKKETEIRSQQQQLVESLHKVLGGNQTLTVNVEGTKTLPDDQTEVVIYVVERSPNGTSRRVPATTLYAHFEQANIKTQLQQLGVTLSMTRTELSPAQIKQLLQNPPAGVDPIIWEQAKVDNPDSEKLIPVPMVGFKELLRRLKVQDQMTKQHQTRLDIISEDISELQKNQTTSVAKIAQYKRKLMDLSHRTLQVLIKQEIQRKSGYAIQADEEQLRVQLDTIQGELNAPTQFKGRLNELMSQIRMQNHFGAVRSEERYYIDADLLREIKQHLKQQQEGLSHLISIIKDDLEDIKLVEHGLNETIHIRGGVFS; this is encoded by the exons ATGGCCTTCAATTTTGGGGCTCCCTCGGGCACCTCCGGTACCGCTGCAGCCACCGCGGCCCCCGCGG GTGGGTTTGGAGGATTTGGGACAACATCTACAACTGCAGGTTCTGCATTCAGCTTTTCTGCCCCCACTAACACAGGCACTACTG GACTCTTCGGTGGTACTCAGAACAAAGGTTTTGGATTTGGTACTGGTTTTGGCACAACAACGGGAACTAGTACTGGTTTAGGTACCGGTTTGGGAACTGGACTGGGATTTGGAGGATTTAATacacaacagcagcagcagcagcaaactA CATTAGGTGGTCTCTTCAGTCAGCCTACACAAGCTCCTACACAGTCCAACCAGCTGATAAATACTGCGAGTGCTCTTTCTGCTCCAACGCTATTGGGAGATGAGAGAGATGCTATTTTGGCAAAATGGAATCAACTGCAGGCCTTTTGGGGAACAGGAAAAGGGTATTTCAACAATAATATTCCGCCAGTGGAATTCACACAAGAAAATCCCTTTTGTCGATTTAAG GCAGTAGGTTATAGTTGCATGCCCAGTAATAAAGATGAAGATGGGCTAGTGGTtttagttttcaacaaaaaagaaacagagattcGAAGCCAACAACAACAGTTGGTGGAATCATTGCATAAAGTTTTGGGAGGAAACCAGACCCTTACTGTAAATGTAGAGGGCACTAAAACATTGCCAGATGATCA GACAGAAGTTGTTATTTATGTTGTTGAGCGTTCACCAAATGGTACTTCAAGAAGAGTTCCAGCTACAACGCTATATGCCCATTTTGAACAAGCCAATATAAAAACACAATTGCAGCAACTTGGTGTAACCCTTTCTATGACTAGAACAGAACTTTCTCCTGCACAGATCAAACAGCTTTTACAGAATCCTCCTGCTG GTGTTGATCCTATTATCTGGGAACAGGCCAAGGTAGATAACCCTGATTCTGAAAA GTTAATTCCTGTACCAATGGTGGGTTTTAAGGAACTTCTCCGAAGACTGAAGGTTCAAGATCAGATGACTAAGCAACATCAAACCAGATTAGAT ATCATATCTGAAGATATTAGTGAGCTACAAAAGAATCAAACTACATCTGTAGCCAAAATTGCGCAATACAAGAGGAAACTCATGGATCTTTCCCATAGAACTTTACAG gTCCTAATCAAACAGGAAATTCAAAGGAAGAGTGGTTATGCCATTCAGGCTGATGAAGAGCAGTTGCGAGTTCAGCTGGATACAATTCAGGGTGAACTAAATGCACCTACTCAGTTCAAG GGTCGACTAAATGAATTGATGTCTCAAATCAGGATGCAGAATCATTTTGGAGCAGTCAGATCTGAAGAAAGGTATTACATAGATGCAGATCTGTTACGAGAAATCAAGCAG